The genomic stretch CGATGCCGCACCCGGCGAAGAGCCGCGCGCTGTGCTCGCCGAGCAGCTCCGCACAGCGCAGGGCCAGCCCGAACTCCCCGTCGCCCCGAGCGTCCAGCCAGCCCACCGGGCCCGCGTAGCGGCCCCGGTCCATGCCCTCGAGCTCGGCGATCGCCGCGGCGGCGTCCTTCGCGGGGGTGCCGCACACGGCTGCCGTCGGGTGCACGGCCCCGATCAGGTCGAGCAGCCCGGCCCGGCCGCGCAGCCCGCGAGTGTGCTGGGTCCCGGTGACGTCGGAGGCCAGGTGGCGGACGTTGGCGAGGGTCAGCAGCTCCGGCTCGGCCGGCGCCGTCAGGGTGCTGCAGAACGGCTCGAGCGCCCGCACGAGCGAGTCGACGGCCAGGGCGTGCTCGGCGCGGTCCTTCGCGGAGCCGATCAGGGCGGCGGCCAGGCGCTCGTCGTGGTCGCCGGCCCCGCGGGGCGCCGTGCCGGCCAGCACCCGCGCCGACAGCTCGCGGCCGGTGCGCCGCAGCAGCAGTTCGGGAGTTGCGCCGAGCAGCCCGTCGACGGCGAACGTCCAGCAGTCGGGGAAACGGTCGGCCAGACGGTGCAGCAGCCGGCGCGGATCCAGCGGGACGTCGGAGGACACGAGCAGGTCGCGGGCGAGCACCACCTTGGCCAGTTCGCCGGCGCCGATCCGCTCGACCGCGGTCGCCACCGACGCACACCAGCTGGCGGGGTCCAGCGCGCCGTCGGCGTAGCGCAGTCGCGCGCCCGGTGCGTCGTCCGGCGGGCGGGGCGGCGGCAGGAGGTCCGGCTCGACGTCGCCCACGGTGGTGACCCAGCGGCGGCCGTCGCGCCGGCCGACGACGACCTCGGGGACG from Blastococcus sp. PRF04-17 encodes the following:
- a CDS encoding isochorismate synthase, translated to MTVGALTSLDAAAASPRRTVTTIETSAPGALLRHLPSRGGLSWVRRGEGLVGWGEAARLEVSGPRGLAEAAAWWAEWTAGLDVDDELDVPGSGPVLFASIAFDPEVGTSVFVVPEVVVGRRDGRRWVTTVGDVEPDLLPPPRPPDDAPGARLRYADGALDPASWCASVATAVERIGAGELAKVVLARDLLVSSDVPLDPRRLLHRLADRFPDCWTFAVDGLLGATPELLLRRTGRELSARVLAGTAPRGAGDHDERLAAALIGSAKDRAEHALAVDSLVRALEPFCSTLTAPAEPELLTLANVRHLASDVTGTQHTRGLRGRAGLLDLIGAVHPTAAVCGTPAKDAAAAIAELEGMDRGRYAGPVGWLDARGDGEFGLALRCAELLGEHSARLFAGCGIVAGSDPASELAETQAKFAAFQAALEG